The genomic window TTTAGGCTAacattaagaataattaacctaatataatataaaacaattaatttattgaaattattaaattaataattattttcgagATCGATATAACGTAAATGAGGCAGGCGCCTATCGCACTGTGTGTCTCtatgatattttctattatgcgtcagcataatatattttcgacTTCAAAGGCAAATGCCGACAACAATATTTGCGAGCCACCATTGTTTCACTGTTTCTTAGAAAACAATTGCACAATAATGACtttctattatatgtatttatggcACCACTTCAGGAATTTATGACTCTTGTTGACGCGTGCTGTAGCTCAGTGTGTGTACCaggtgttaattttttttttgtttagttaattgttaaatgtgttaaatttttgcggtgatttgtttttttttctgttattgcgtattgttttcaattcatgcgtatcgacatattttattattcatcggttttattttgcttctttatgtacatagttattgtagttatttatttatttatacatacataaaatcataataataagaacgAATCTCACACACCGAACGCCGCTGCCCCGCTGCCTCTCTCCCCTCTGCCCCGTTTATATGCGAGGTCCTAGCTGTCCGAAATCTATATATACAGCACGATTGGTAAGCGCGAAGCGCATTGTAACAGTGATCGTCGTACGTGACACACGTACGTAGTGCTGGTGATTTTTCTAAGAAGTACAGTTAATTCAGAGACAATCAACGATGACCGGCCGCGGTAAGGGAGGAAAGGGATTGGGAAAAGGTGGCGCGAAGCGTCACAGGAAGGTGCTCCGTGATAACATCCAGGGTATCACCAAGCCGGCGATTCGGCGTCTGGCGCGCAGGGGTGGAGTGAAACGTATCTCCGGTCTGATATACGAGGAGACTCGCGGTGTTCTCAAGGTTTTCCTCGAGAACGTCATCCGCGACGCGGTAACCTACACGGAGCACGCCAAGAGGAAGACCGTCACCGCCATGGACGTCGTGTACGCTCTGAAGCGCCAGGGCCGCACCCTCTACGGTTTCGGCGGTTAAGTTGATTAATTGTTGTCTGTCGTATACATACTTAGGTATATGACGGATATTTTTCAACAAGTAAAAAAGGCCCTTTTCAGGGCCGCATatgtttctattataaaaataaaacgtatcaAAACGACTAAACGACACCCACCCACAATTAGTTTTAAGctaccaatataaataaataatttaataaattaccaatcgataaatgattgattgaataatacttttcataatattatcgaCTACTATTACTGCTGATACTAATGCTAACTATCCACTAGTGGcatgttaatataaagttttcgtACTGTATGTACACGAGTACGGCGTTAGCAGTCGCTCTCGtcgtcataataatattatatcgcaAACGATAAGTATAGTATGTACACATACTATTATAGAGAGATAGCGGTTAGGTTATTATGTTATGCTTAGACAttgaaaattaagaatataggTGTGCTAATGCTAGGTTGCGACCGAACAGCATCGCTCCCGGTTGCGTCAATGAAATTTttgctttgaatttatatagatCTCGCGTGCTTCTCGATCGATGTGtttgataaatacttataattaatttaatcggaCATTTCGACGAGCTCACTAGACTTATTTCgtttcgtaaataatattaatgctaCTACGGAGCAAAGACGAAAGAGAACGCGCGCGCGTCCACGGCCTCGTCTCGGGAGCGCGGTGCTGTCCTACAACATGTCGCATTCGATGCGTTAAAATCGATCGTAATCCTAATATATCGCCGAAACGAATGGATCCCGTTGAACCTCGGAATCTTGAGCTCCGCCCTCGGAGGTCGCGCGCGCGGCCACCTTTcgctttaattgtttaattcgcGATTTAAACTGGACGGTACGCGCGCGACTCGACAATAACAAACTTCAAACGCGGATGCCCGACGCGCGCGACCGCCTGGAGCCCCGCCCGACTGCCCGACCGGTGGCCGATATCGTAGACTATCGATCGCCAACGAGATTTCCACCGATTTTTCGTTTGATAATCATCAAAAATCCGATGAGACCGAGACGTGTTAGTGAAAAGTTTCACACTCGAATACGAGAAAACGCACGCAGCCGACGaagctctcgtcgcggtataccGATTCGTCTGGCCGGCGCTCACTAGCGCCGCGCACTCTTTACgcacatattattatcatcCACCTAGTacgataatattatactactacataatattataacaataatataattagtgtgACTGTGTGAttcatataattgaaaaagaaaagaaaataatggcCGACACCGCAGTAGCATCGGAGACACCCGCGCCGGCGACGCCCGCCAAGAAGGCACCGAAAGCGGCAGCGGCCGCCAAGAAACCCAAGGCGAGACCGACGCACCCCAAGACCTCCGAAATGGTGAACAGCGCGATCAAGGAGCTCAAGGAGAGGAGCGGATCGTCCCTGCAGGCGATCAAGAAGTACATCGCCTCGAATTATAGCCTCGACGCCGAGAGGTTGGCGCCGTTCATAAGAAAGTATCTCAAGCGTGCCGTCGCCTCCGGCACCCTGATTCAGACGAAGGGCAAGGGCGCATCGGGCTCGTTCAAGATAGACAGCAAGTCTGGTACCGGCGGCGCCGCTAAGAAGGCGACGGCCGCCTCCGCGTCCTCCGGCGGCAGGGGCTCCGGCGCGGCGGCGTCCTCCGCGGCCAAATCGGCGAAGAAGCCGAGCGCACCCGCCAAGAAGACCGCCGCGAGCGCCGGCGCCAGGAGCAAGaaggccgccgccgccgcgtCGGCATCGGCCGCCGGGTCCGCCTCCCCGGCCAAAGCGGGCGGCAGGGGCGTCGCCGCCAAAGACAAGAAGGCGGCGGCTGCGGCCAAGAGGAAGCCGGTCGCTGCGGCCGCACCGAAGAAGGGtcgcgccgccgccgccgccgcggCGTCCGGCAAGGGCGCGTCGAGCAACGCGGCCGCGTCCAAGGCGAAGAGGAGCGCGAAGCCACCGACCAAGAAACCTAAGGCCCCCAAACCGAAGaaggccgccgccgccgcgccCAAATCGAAGGCCGCCACCACCGCGAAAAAGGCGTCGGCCGCTTCCAAGAAGTGAACGCGACCATCCACGTTCAATAAGCACGAGCCGCCGCACCGTGTTCGCGTACGCTGACCACCGAGTAGCGGGAGCGGAAGGAGGGTCACCGGCCACCGGACCAGCGACGAGCGCATCGCAAGTGGTCGGTTGTGTCGATgtcgtatattattattgtaataatagacGCACGCACAAACACGCCACACAAAAAGCCCTTTTCAGGGCTAACATATGTTTCAATGATGGGCTGCCGTTGAGCCGTCGAGAGTATCAAACGAATAAacgcacaaaaaaatattatattatattgaatcctaaaaatctacatatatatacaaataatatatagccaTTCCATGTTGTCGCAGGTGCTACAAACTATCAAAATTGTCCAATTGTCGCTAGTTTACCGGCTGGTGATACAtatcctatattatataaataataaaacatgcgACATAGGTAGTTGTTAAATTGTCCAATAATGAAGGCAGCGAGAGTGAGAGAGGCAGATTATGTACCTATGTATAAGTATGTAGGTgtgtcttaatattttaacaccttattctaatattatattagttagcAACTCACCGTCGCAGCAGCGCCGTATCACACACACACGAAACACAAAATCGCCACCGCCACCTGCTAACCACGGTCGGTTCTCTGTATCGAGATCGCACTCACTTCACACTCgagaaatacaacaaaaaaaaaaaatgcaatgcaGCACCGCGACCACTACTTCCTCTTCGCGATAACAATCCCTTCGGCCGCTCGAGATGCGCCTCCTTCGCCGCCCGAGTGCCCGACTGTTGccaaatgtaaaaacaatacatgTACCCAATTATCAACAGATGTTATGAGGTGCAATAAAATTTGGCGGGCCAAGACAAAAGACAATAGACAATGGACACACCCCCGCCACCACCCCCACCGGTtcctatttaataaacaaattctaaacaaataaccaaatatgtaatataaaaatatgtaataatgggCGTTTTACACGATTACACAACAGTACATAAAAACGAAAACACGAAACCGGTACAcgttcaaacaaaaaagataaaacacacaataaatatttggaataaagattctaaacaaataaccaaatacgtaatataataatatctatctgtatgtatatatatttttttgtatgtatgtatgtatgtatgtatgcatgtaattttcattcttattattattatttttaattctaattccACGTAATATGTAGATCTTACACACGTGACCGAAGCCCGCGCTCCCCCTCTCGCGCCCCTCACTAACGCTCGCTCGCTGAGCCGGCGGCACCCAATCGCGTTTAATAGCGCAGAGTCGTCGACGTCGTTTCTCGTCACACCCGGCCAGTTGGTTGAACACCGTCcgaattcatatataatatgaattcgTAGCggcttgaaaaaaaaataagtaacctGTCGGTTAGTTTTCAGTGAGTTGTGCAGTGCCCAAATAATCAAACGCAATGTCCGGACGTGGCAAGGGAGGCAAGGTCAAGGGAAAGGCAAAGTCGCGTTCCAACCGCGCAGGTCTCCAGTTCCCGGTGGGTCGTATCCACAGGCTGCTCAGGAAGGGCAACTACGCCGAGAGGGTCGGTGCCGGTGCGCCGGTGTACCTAGCGGCCGTTATGGAGTACCTGGCGGCTGAAGTGCTCGAGTTGGCCGGTAACGCGGCCCGTGACAACAAAAAGACCAGGATCATACCGCGTCACCTGCAGCTGGCCATTCGTAACGACGAGGAGCTCAACAAGCTGCTCTCCGGCGTGACCATCGCACAGGGCGGTGTACTGCCTAACATTCAGGCGGTCCTTCTCCCCAAGAAGACCGAGAAGaagacataaattataatagcaaCGACTGGAGTCTCGtccaattattgttattattcgtGTCGTTGTCAACTCGACGACCTAAAAGGCCCTTTTCAGGGCCGCAATATGATTCATAAAATCGCAATGATCGTGTGGTACGGCCACCGTGCCACCGTGATTTGTTAGATAAATGTATCAGCGACAATAAACGTTCCACACGTCACtattcacaaaaattatatactaagtacctactactataaatatgcttctatcaaaaaaattgactcaattacctacttattacaatgtgtatatacaatatcgagttgtatttatttttttattcttgacaatattatttacttacaacaacaataataataataaataaaaataaaaacaacaatcgAACATGTAGACACGCCCGAAATTCACATTGCTCACGCATAATCCAATCAGTAATAATGagacaatacatacaatacagGCATACTGTTATACTacgttattattgttattatttttaaataaccataaataaaCCGTGTCAGAGGGAGAAGGAGATAGAGACGgagatatacataatataacgcCCCGCTCCCTCCGCCGTCGCCGTTCACCCCCCTCGCGCCCCAACACGCGGCGTCCTAACGGTAACGACGCCGTCGATTGGCGGCCGCGAAACGTTTCCTATGTAACGCCGGACCAGTCGCCAGAGCACTTTTCAAAGTGAAGTTTACTGAAGTGAggtccaaaaaatatttcaaatcacaAGTCTAGTGTCTCTCGTTGTTGTCGATACATAGTTTGTGACTGCCTATCTATCGTTCACTATGCCACCAAAGACCAGCGGCAAGGCGGCCAAGAAGTCCGGCAAGGCGCAGAAGAACATATCCAAATCggacaaaaagaaaaagaagcacAAGAGGAAGGAGAGCTACGCCATTTACATCTACAAGGTACTGAAGCAGGTGCATCCCGACACCGGTATCTCTTCGAAGGCGATGTCAATCATGAACTCGTTCGTGAACGACATCTTCGAGAGGATCGCGGCGGAGGCGTCCCGTCTCGCACACTACAACAAGCGTTCGACGATCACGTCCCGCGAGGTGCAGACCTCCGTGAGGCTCCTGCTGCCCGGCGAGCTCGCCAAGCACGCCGTCAGCGAGGGCACCAAGGCCGTCACCAAGTACACCAGCTCCAAGTGAGCGTCGCGGCGCGGTGGGACAACGGCGGCGGCGGCGTAGGACCAGCACCATCGTCTCGGCGCCGGCGATTTctctcttatattattatacgtaaTGAAAGTATAATGAGAGCGATTGACTatgatcatcatcatcatgaaAACGGCCCTTTTCAGGGCCACAATATCTATCCGAAGAGtttggtgtgtgtgtgtgaaccACACACCACAACGCACAGTATCAAcgataaacgtaaaaaaaaaaaaaaaaatatatatatatatatataaattaacaatcccTCTATTATCAAGTACTTTTACCTATAAAccgataaacaattatattaagtgtAAAAACTATCATGaatatgaaacttaaaaattaaaaaaaaaaaaagacaatagtCTCggtgtacataattatatatatatatatatatttatctcactctctctccaTCTCTCTCTCTgtctcttattttatatattatataatattttgtacatgcacagaattttgtatgtttaattagTGTTGTCCACTGATCAGTGAAAAGTAATGTAAATTCAACTTATTTAACGCGATTAAAGACAAAtgaacgttttaatttttgttagttacctatttattattgttataaacaatttcattttagatAGGTCTCGTAAATGTCCCGACACACCCGCCCGTCCCGTTCGAGCTCGGTTCgacgttatatataaatgcggCCCAATAGTTTTAAAGGTGTTTATATCATCATCGCAAGCGATACGCGACGGACGTGTCCACACatcgtacataatataataaagtttgcaTTCAGTCGAGtcgagtgagtgagtgagagCAGTCGTCGTAATGGCACGTACTAAGCAGACAGCCCGTAAGTCCACCGGAGGTAAGGCGCCGCGAAAGCAGCTCGCCACCAAGGCGGCCCGCAAGAGCGCTCCAGCCACCGGCGGCGTGAAGAAGCCTCACCGTTACAGGCCCGGTACCGTCGCTCTGAGAGAGATCCGTCGCTACCAGAAGAGTACCGAGCTGTTGATCCGCAAGTTGCCGTTCCAGCGTCTGGTGAGGGAGATCGCGCAGGACTTCAAGACCGACCTCAGGTTCCAGAGCTCCGCCGTGATGGCGCTTCAGGAGGCGAGCGAGGCGTATCTGGTGGGCCTCTTCGAGGACACCAACCTGTGCGCCATTCACGCCAAGCGAGTGACGATCATGCCCAAGGACATCCAACTGGCGAGACGCATTCGCGGCGAGCGTGCTTAATTTTGCGCAGCCGctgctaaataataataatattataatattattattacaacaaaaggcccttttcagggccgcatataattcaaatgatGTGCTTCACAGACAGACATCACGTATCGAACGAATAAAACGAACGTTATACAAAGTCAAAAGGCTTTATTTAGGCTAacattaagaataattaacctaatataatataaaacaattaatttattgaaattattaaattaataattattttcgagATCGATATAACGTAAATGAGGCAGGCGCCTATCGCACTGTGTGTCTCtatgatattttctattatgcgtcagcataatatattttcgacTTCAAAGGCAAATGCCGACAACAATATTTGCGAGCCACCATTGTTTCACTGTTTCTTAGAAAACAATTGCACAATAATGACtttctattatatgtatttatggcACCACTTCAGGAATTTATGACTCTTGTTGACGCGTGCTGTAGCTCAGTGTGTGTACCaggtgttaattttttttttgtttagttaattgttaaatgtgttaaatttttgcggtgatttgtttttttttctgttattgcgtattgttttcaattcatgcgtatcgacatattttattattcatcggttttattttgcttctttatgtacatagttattgtagttatttatttatttatacatacataaaatcataataataagaacgAATCTCACACACCGAACGCCGCTGCCCCGCTGCCTCTCTCCCCTCTGCCCCGTTTATATGCGAGGTCCTAGCTGTCCGAAATCTATATATACAGCACGATTGGTAAGCGCGAAGCGCATTGTAACAGTGATCGTCGTACGTGACACACGTACGTAGTGCTGGTGATTTTTCTAAGAAGTACAGTTAATTCAGAGACAATCAACGATGACCGGCCGCGGTAAGGGAGGAAAGGGATTGGGAAAAGGTGGCGCGAAGCGTCACAGGAAGGTGCTCCGTGATAACATCCAGGGTATCACCAAGCCGGCGATTCGGCGTCTGGCGCGCAGGGGTGGAGTGAAACGTATCTCCGGTCTGATATACGAGGAGACTCGCGGTGTTCTCAAGGTTTTCCTCGAGAACGTCATCCGCGACGCGGTAACCTACACGGAGCACGCCAAGAGGAAG from Pieris rapae chromosome 23, ilPieRapa1.1, whole genome shotgun sequence includes these protein-coding regions:
- the LOC123690195 gene encoding histone H2A, which translates into the protein MSGRGKGGKVKGKAKSRSNRAGLQFPVGRIHRLLRKGNYAERVGAGAPVYLAAVMEYLAAEVLELAGNAARDNKKTRIIPRHLQLAIRNDEELNKLLSGVTIAQGGVLPNIQAVLLPKKTEKKT
- the LOC123690197 gene encoding histone H4, which codes for MTGRGKGGKGLGKGGAKRHRKVLRDNIQGITKPAIRRLARRGGVKRISGLIYEETRGVLKVFLENVIRDAVTYTEHAKRKTVTAMDVVYALKRQGRTLYGFGG
- the LOC123690192 gene encoding late histone H1-like; translation: MADTAVASETPAPATPAKKAPKAAAAAKKPKARPTHPKTSEMVNSAIKELKERSGSSLQAIKKYIASNYSLDAERLAPFIRKYLKRAVASGTLIQTKGKGASGSFKIDSKSGTGGAAKKATAASASSGGRGSGAAASSAAKSAKKPSAPAKKTAASAGARSKKAAAAASASAAGSASPAKAGGRGVAAKDKKAAAAAKRKPVAAAAPKKGRAAAAAAASGKGASSNAAASKAKRSAKPPTKKPKAPKPKKAAAAAPKSKAATTAKKASAASKK
- the LOC123690196 gene encoding histone H4, whose amino-acid sequence is MTGRGKGGKGLGKGGAKRHRKVLRDNIQGITKPAIRRLARRGGVKRISGLIYEETRGVLKVFLENVIRDAVTYTEHAKRKTVTAMDVVYALKRQGRTLYGFGG
- the LOC123690194 gene encoding histone H2B, whose protein sequence is MPPKTSGKAAKKSGKAQKNISKSDKKKKKHKRKESYAIYIYKVLKQVHPDTGISSKAMSIMNSFVNDIFERIAAEASRLAHYNKRSTITSREVQTSVRLLLPGELAKHAVSEGTKAVTKYTSSK